Proteins co-encoded in one Macrobrachium rosenbergii isolate ZJJX-2024 chromosome 54, ASM4041242v1, whole genome shotgun sequence genomic window:
- the LOC136834708 gene encoding sterol regulatory element-binding protein 1-like, which translates to MEVPLKCPKQCQAPTVKPLINHIPVPGPAPVPVPRHTLNLPPRDPSPGCLSPSGLALLPVPVQEAIHNILGSPTDSSDHSGSSPKGAASQPVPELVMETCKPLVPTMTSSPPSQSSADKKINKDSAISQLADEFKELQRLVVELIMNAPTSAIKETGTGGTSMSPSDSVPLKKGHGHR; encoded by the exons ATGGAGG TGCCACTTAAGTGCCCTAAGCAGTGCCAGGCTCCGACTGTCAAGCCCCTGATAAATCAcattccagtgccaggccctgccccagtgccagtgcccaGGCACACCCTGAATCTTCCTCCAAGGGATCCCAGTCCAGGTTGCCTCTCCCCCTCTGGCTTGGCACTGTTACCAGTGCCAGTGCAAGAGGCAATCCACAATATACTTGGGTCCCCTACagattcctctgaccacagcggaagttcacccaaaggtgcggcctcgcaacctgtgcctgagttggtcatgGAAACCTGCAAGCCTCTCGTGCCCACCAtgacctcttctcctccttcccagtcctccgcagacaaaaaaattaataaggattctgccatatcacaACTGGCCGATGAATTCAAGGAACTGCAACGACTAGTAGTGGAGCTTATAATGAATGCCCCTACTTCGGCTATCAAAGAAACTGGGACAGGTGGCACTTCTATGTCTCCCTCGGACTCGGTTCCACTGAAGAAAGGTCATGGGCACAGATAA